A genomic segment from Cryptosporangium phraense encodes:
- a CDS encoding IPT/TIG domain-containing protein, with translation MKLDTRAAAAAAALLCASALGIGTLAAATPALANSGPTTKRTPPAAAKRAPKPRAKARAKATPKASTTPKPTPTGPVVISVASLSSAYGSTAGGTTVVLTGKGFSRVDATKKSSVLFGTTPATTFLVLSDTQIAATAPAGTGTKVQVSVTDGTYTSPDTTGDDFTYLDPITVAVPDRTELSAAGGTVVRLTLSGKNLDLGTSQSTFAAKKITATVDGTTAPLTWVDATHVDLTAPAGLPTKTGAKLPIVVYNNGVAGPADSTHARYDAVVTKLSVTSGKLAGTTGSTAKPALTITGVGLATATGFTFGKTPGTCTAAAGKESTTWTCVNIPAGPAGAVPVLPTFTDGTTAGLTAGSIYTYTNL, from the coding sequence CCGACGACCAAGAGGACGCCTCCCGCGGCGGCCAAGCGTGCCCCCAAACCGAGGGCAAAAGCACGCGCCAAGGCGACCCCGAAAGCGTCGACCACGCCCAAGCCCACCCCCACCGGCCCGGTCGTCATCTCGGTCGCGTCTCTGAGCAGCGCCTACGGCAGCACCGCGGGCGGCACCACGGTCGTCCTCACCGGCAAGGGCTTCAGCCGCGTCGACGCCACGAAGAAGTCGTCGGTGCTGTTCGGCACGACCCCCGCCACCACGTTCCTCGTCCTCTCCGACACCCAGATCGCGGCCACCGCCCCGGCCGGCACCGGCACGAAGGTGCAGGTCTCGGTCACCGACGGCACATACACCAGCCCCGACACCACCGGCGACGACTTCACCTACCTCGACCCGATCACGGTCGCCGTCCCGGACAGGACCGAGCTGTCCGCGGCCGGCGGCACGGTCGTCCGCCTGACGCTCTCCGGCAAGAACCTCGACCTCGGCACCTCCCAGAGCACGTTCGCGGCCAAGAAGATCACCGCCACCGTCGACGGCACGACCGCCCCGCTCACCTGGGTCGATGCCACCCACGTCGACCTGACCGCCCCGGCCGGACTGCCGACGAAGACCGGCGCCAAGCTCCCGATCGTCGTCTACAACAACGGGGTCGCCGGACCGGCCGACAGCACCCACGCCCGCTACGACGCGGTCGTCACCAAGCTGTCGGTGACCAGCGGAAAGCTCGCCGGCACGACCGGCTCGACGGCCAAGCCGGCGCTGACGATCACCGGCGTCGGCCTGGCCACGGCGACCGGCTTCACGTTCGGCAAGACCCCGGGGACGTGCACCGCGGCCGCCGGCAAGGAGTCGACGACGTGGACGTGCGTGAACATCCCGGCCGGCCCGGCGGGCGCGGTCCCGGTCCTCCCGACGTTCACCGACGGCACGACCGCCGGCCTCACCGCGGGCTCCATCTACACGTACACGAACCTCTGA
- a CDS encoding SDR family NAD(P)-dependent oxidoreductase codes for MSGYLEELFSLRGRVALVTGGSSGIGRTMASALGRSGARVVVVARRQDALAETVAELTAQGVEAVAVSADLGRRHDVWRAAAEAVDAFGEPDILVTAAAVNHRPPMDALTLEEWDATLELNLTAPFLLGQRFGTAMADRGWGRIIHVASQQAVRAYLNSGAYGASKGGVVALTRSQAEAWSSRGVTCNAVAPGVVRTPLTAPVFADEEKAAAMAARTMIGRNGEPEDYAGVAVFLASEAAAYVTGQTVFVDGGFSVH; via the coding sequence ATGAGCGGGTATCTGGAGGAGCTGTTCTCGCTGCGCGGGCGGGTCGCGCTGGTGACCGGCGGGAGCTCGGGCATCGGCCGGACGATGGCGTCGGCGCTGGGCCGGTCCGGAGCGCGGGTCGTGGTCGTGGCGCGACGGCAGGACGCGCTGGCCGAGACCGTCGCCGAGCTGACCGCCCAGGGCGTCGAGGCCGTCGCGGTGAGCGCGGACCTCGGCCGGCGGCACGACGTGTGGCGTGCGGCCGCGGAGGCCGTCGACGCGTTCGGCGAGCCCGACATCCTGGTGACCGCGGCCGCGGTGAACCACCGGCCGCCGATGGACGCGCTCACGCTCGAGGAGTGGGACGCGACGCTCGAGCTCAACCTGACCGCGCCGTTCCTGCTCGGGCAGCGCTTCGGGACCGCCATGGCCGACCGCGGCTGGGGCCGGATCATCCACGTGGCGTCCCAGCAGGCCGTGCGGGCGTACCTGAACAGCGGCGCCTACGGAGCCTCGAAGGGCGGAGTCGTGGCGCTGACCCGCTCCCAGGCCGAGGCCTGGTCGTCCCGAGGGGTGACCTGCAACGCGGTCGCCCCGGGGGTGGTCCGCACGCCGCTGACCGCGCCGGTCTTCGCCGACGAGGAGAAGGCCGCGGCGATGGCGGCGCGCACGATGATCGGCCGTAACGGAGAGCCCGAGGACTACGCGGGCGTGGCCGTCTTCCTGGCGAGCGAAGCCGCCGCCTACGTGACCGGTCAGACGGTCTTCGTAGACGGCGGCTTCTCGGTGCATTGA
- a CDS encoding IPT/TIG domain-containing protein: MLESYRGRTRTAATFVVATTVVGSLVGLAGVAQAADLPTVKSLSVVKGSTAGGTNVLITGTGFTGVSETTSDGDVTFGGNNAMSIIVLSDTQIAAKAPAGTGTNVQVQVTNANGGSADTATDNFTYIQPLTPTVANTVKLSAAGGTTFTATVAPSGSVGQSSDVTSKKITATVNGAVAKVAYSAADTLSITAPAGTPTGTGGTVSVVLYSDGVAGTADTNAKYVAVITKLSVITGPTSGITGASGKPALSITGAGLKNATGWLFGTGNSATCTNVTGKEDTQVTCQDVPGHAAGPVSVTFTPDNSAAYGITSGATFTYSDLG, translated from the coding sequence ATGCTGGAGAGTTACCGCGGCCGCACCCGGACCGCAGCGACGTTCGTCGTCGCCACCACCGTCGTCGGAAGTCTGGTCGGGCTGGCCGGAGTCGCGCAGGCGGCCGATCTGCCCACCGTCAAATCACTCAGCGTCGTGAAAGGCAGCACCGCGGGCGGCACGAACGTGCTGATCACCGGCACCGGGTTCACCGGCGTCTCGGAGACCACCTCGGACGGCGACGTCACGTTCGGCGGCAACAACGCGATGAGCATCATCGTGCTGTCCGACACCCAGATCGCCGCGAAGGCGCCGGCCGGCACCGGCACCAACGTGCAGGTCCAGGTGACGAACGCGAACGGCGGCAGCGCGGACACCGCGACCGACAACTTCACCTACATCCAGCCGCTCACTCCGACGGTCGCCAACACGGTGAAGCTGAGCGCCGCCGGTGGCACGACCTTCACGGCCACCGTGGCTCCCTCCGGTTCGGTCGGGCAGTCGTCGGACGTCACGAGCAAGAAGATCACGGCAACCGTGAACGGTGCGGTCGCGAAGGTCGCCTACTCGGCGGCGGACACGCTCTCGATCACCGCCCCGGCGGGCACACCGACCGGTACCGGCGGAACGGTGTCGGTGGTCCTCTACAGCGACGGTGTGGCCGGAACCGCGGACACGAACGCGAAGTACGTCGCGGTCATCACGAAGCTCAGCGTCATCACGGGGCCGACCTCGGGCATCACCGGCGCCAGCGGCAAGCCGGCGCTGTCGATCACCGGCGCCGGCCTGAAGAACGCCACCGGGTGGCTGTTCGGCACGGGCAACTCGGCCACCTGCACCAACGTCACCGGTAAGGAAGACACTCAGGTCACCTGCCAGGACGTCCCCGGGCACGCGGCCGGGCCGGTGTCGGTGACGTTCACGCCGGACAACAGCGCTGCCTACGGCATCACCAGCGGCGCGACCTTCACCTACAGCGATCTCGGCTGA
- a CDS encoding putative RNA methyltransferase, translated as MLADVVSSLRCPHCDTAADVPVALTDDGRVLRCAAGHTFDVARQGYVSLLTGQAPAVPGDTAAMVAARESFLGGGHFAPIAQAVAARAAATTAPGPAAAGPSAGGPSAGGPGVGGPGVGGPGAGLGGREGLGLLDLGAGTGYYLAAALEAVPGAVGIAADISGYALRRAARAHPRIGAVRCDAWRPLPVRTGAVDVVLNVFAPRNGGELSRVLRPGGVVLTVAPTDRHLRELASAVGAVSVDPRKSDRVDAALGPYLTAAGSETIETTVRLDHAAAVTAVAMGPSAWHVEPDELAARIGALPAPIEVTVSVTLSVYERAV; from the coding sequence GTGCTGGCCGATGTGGTGTCCTCGCTCCGCTGCCCGCACTGCGACACCGCTGCCGACGTCCCGGTGGCCCTGACCGACGACGGCCGGGTCCTGCGCTGCGCGGCCGGCCACACGTTCGACGTCGCTCGGCAGGGTTACGTCAGCCTGCTGACCGGCCAGGCGCCGGCCGTGCCCGGGGATACCGCGGCGATGGTCGCGGCCCGGGAGTCGTTCCTCGGCGGCGGCCATTTCGCGCCGATCGCCCAGGCGGTCGCCGCGAGGGCCGCCGCGACAACCGCCCCCGGCCCGGCCGCGGCCGGGCCGAGCGCGGGCGGGCCGAGCGCGGGCGGGCCGGGTGTCGGCGGGCCGGGTGTCGGCGGGCCGGGTGCCGGCCTGGGCGGGCGGGAGGGCCTCGGGCTGCTCGATCTCGGCGCGGGTACCGGCTACTACCTGGCGGCCGCGCTGGAGGCCGTGCCCGGCGCCGTGGGGATCGCGGCCGACATCTCGGGGTACGCGTTGCGCCGGGCGGCCCGGGCGCATCCGCGGATCGGGGCCGTCCGATGCGACGCCTGGCGTCCGCTGCCGGTGAGAACGGGCGCGGTGGACGTCGTCCTCAACGTCTTCGCCCCGCGCAACGGCGGCGAGCTCTCCCGCGTCCTCAGGCCCGGAGGGGTGGTCCTGACCGTCGCGCCGACCGACCGGCACCTGCGGGAGCTCGCGAGCGCGGTGGGCGCGGTGTCGGTCGACCCGCGGAAGTCCGACCGGGTGGATGCGGCCCTCGGGCCGTACCTGACCGCGGCGGGCAGCGAGACGATCGAGACGACGGTGCGGCTGGACCACGCGGCCGCGGTGACCGCGGTCGCGATGGGGCCGTCGGCCTGGCACGTCGAGCCGGACGAGCTGGCGGCGCGCATCGGGGCGCTGCCCGCGCCGATCGAGGTGACCGTGTCGGTCACGCTCAGCGTGTACGAGAGGGCGGTATGA